A window of the Lolium perenne isolate Kyuss_39 chromosome 7, Kyuss_2.0, whole genome shotgun sequence genome harbors these coding sequences:
- the LOC127301117 gene encoding xyloglucan endotransglucosylase/hydrolase protein 24: protein MASLPSSCWRSVMLLSILLVAMDQMAMASLSDDIEVGWGQDHSFFYKAGTDDKQTLALCLDETHGSGFHTKEAYLYARFDIDIRLVPKNSAGTVTTLYLFPVDVPWENHDEVDLEFLGNVTGEPYTLHTNIFVNGVGHRVQHFRLWFDPAADFHTYSIDWNPKRITILVDGVPIRVFKNHDKDGVPFPSWQKMKLEGSLWNADDWATQGGLVKTDWSAAPFFANYRNLRVSSCQPSPGVAWCGDEPPESTWFEQGLDTAAMQNARDTHMIYDYCKDANRKEFPKECTLD from the exons ATGGCGTCGTTGCCATCTTCTTGTTGGCGTTCGGTGATGTTGCTATCGATCCTGCTGGTAGCCATGGATCAGATGGCCATGGCATCTCTATCCGATGACATCGAGGTTGGGTGGGGACAGGATCACAGCTTCTTCTACAAGGCTGGCACCGACGACAAACAGACCCTGGCGCTCTGCCTCGACGAGACCCACGGTTCGGGTTTCCACACAAAGGAAGCATACCTCTACGCCCGCTTCGACATCGACATCAGGCTCGTCCCCAAAAACTCCGCCGGCACGGTCACCACGCTCTAT CTGTTCCCGGTGGATGTGCCGTGGGAGAACCATGACGAGGTGGACCTGGAGTTCCTCGGCAACGTCACCGGCGAGCCCTACACGCTGCACACCAACATCTTCGTCAACGGCGTCGGccaccgggtgcagcacttccgccTCTGGTTCGACCCCGCCGCGGACTTCCACACATACTCCATCGATTGGAACCCCAAGCGCATCAC GATCCTGGTGGACGGCGTGCCGATCCGGGTATTCAAGAACCACGACAAGGACGGGGTGCCGTTCCCGTCGTGGCAGAAGATGAAGCTGGAAGGGAGCCTGTGGAACGCCGACGACTGGGCGACGCAGGGCGGCCTCGTCAAGACGGACTGGTCGGCGGCGCCTTTCTTCGCCAACTACCGCAACCTCCGCGTGTCCTCGTGCCAGCCGTCGCCTGGCGTAGCCTGGTGCGGCGACGAGCCACCGGAGTCGACATGGTTCGAGCAGGGCCTGGACACAGCGGCCATGCAGAACGCGCGGGACACGCACATGATCTACGATTACTGCAAGGATGCCAATCGGAAAGAGTTCCCCAAGGAATGCACGTTGGATTAG